One Vibrio neonatus genomic window carries:
- a CDS encoding prepilin-type N-terminal cleavage/methylation domain-containing protein produces MKRNSGFSLVELVIVIVVLGLLAVAALPRFLNVTDKAKEASIEGVAGGFATAVLSARAQWEAEQRPRTDATNKNTNFVDYDGSYFQLTSSELGNGTDTGLRDGYPIAFAGDSIPTTASPTALIEAACVDLFENLLQNPPKVGTTADVATDSTIKYSAQFINDNCRYTQLSGDQASSAHYFDYDVSKGAVNVVLN; encoded by the coding sequence ATGAAACGTAACTCCGGTTTTTCTTTGGTTGAACTTGTTATCGTTATCGTGGTGCTTGGTCTGTTAGCTGTTGCTGCATTGCCTAGATTCTTAAACGTAACTGACAAAGCTAAAGAAGCAAGTATAGAAGGTGTGGCTGGCGGATTTGCTACCGCTGTATTATCAGCTCGTGCACAGTGGGAAGCTGAGCAACGTCCTCGTACCGATGCGACTAATAAAAATACTAATTTTGTTGATTATGATGGAAGTTATTTCCAATTAACATCATCAGAGTTAGGGAATGGAACTGATACTGGTCTTCGTGATGGTTACCCTATTGCATTTGCTGGTGATTCTATACCAACAACTGCATCACCAACGGCTTTGATTGAAGCTGCGTGTGTTGATTTGTTTGAAAACTTACTGCAAAACCCACCGAAAGTGGGCACAACAGCTGACGTGGCTACTGATAGCACTATCAAATATTCAGCGCAATTTATCAATGATAACTGTCGCTACACGCAATTGAGTGGCGACCAAGCCAGCTCTGCACATTACTTTGATTATGATGTGTCTAAAGGTGCGGTTAACGTAGTTTTAAATTAA